A window of the Coprobacter fastidiosus genome harbors these coding sequences:
- a CDS encoding ferritin-like domain-containing protein — translation MAKGSLEILKNKIDVSKVLEQLNAALSEEWLSFYQYWIGALVAEGAMRAEIQKELQKHAEAEYKHAKLVADRIIELEGVPVLNPKKWFELARCQYSAPDDFDVQKILFQNVIAERCAIKRYEDIASFTEGIDFTTCNMAKFILAEEEDHEQDLQDYLDDIARMKKDILNK, via the coding sequence ATGGCAAAAGGAAGTCTTGAAATTTTAAAGAATAAAATCGATGTTTCCAAAGTATTGGAACAACTGAATGCTGCGCTATCTGAAGAATGGCTATCTTTTTATCAATACTGGATCGGAGCTCTTGTGGCAGAAGGCGCTATGCGAGCCGAAATTCAAAAAGAGCTGCAAAAACATGCCGAAGCAGAATATAAACACGCTAAACTCGTAGCAGACCGAATTATAGAACTGGAAGGCGTTCCGGTATTAAATCCAAAAAAATGGTTTGAACTGGCACGCTGTCAATACAGCGCTCCCGATGATTTCGATGTTCAGAAAATTCTATTTCAAAACGTAATTGCCGAACGATGCGCCATAAAACGTTACGAAGATATAGCCTCATTTACCGAAGGAATAGACTTTACTACCTGTAACATGGCAAAATTTATCTTAGCGGAAGAAGAAGATCATGAACAAGATCTTCAAGATTATCTGGATGATATTGCCCGAATGAAAAAAGATATATTGAATAAATAA
- a CDS encoding SAM-dependent methyltransferase: MHSAALYLIPVTLGDTPVDRVLPVYNNTIISGISHFIVENIRTARRFLKKSNPEINIDSLTFYTLNGHTRPEEVSDYLTPLAAGFSVGIISEAGCPAIADPGADVVAIAQRAGYKVVPLVGPSSILMSLMASGFNGQSFAFHGYLPIDAGERARMLKNLEHRIYAENETQIFIETPYRNSRIIDDFIKTCNPLTKLCIAANITCEDEYIRTLTLKEWNKVKPDLGKKPCIFLLYK; this comes from the coding sequence ATGCATTCAGCAGCACTTTATCTGATCCCTGTAACATTGGGAGACACGCCGGTAGATCGAGTATTGCCGGTTTATAATAATACGATAATATCCGGTATCTCTCATTTTATAGTGGAGAATATCCGTACGGCACGTCGTTTTCTAAAAAAGTCGAATCCGGAAATCAATATAGATTCCTTGACATTTTATACATTGAACGGACATACACGTCCTGAAGAGGTTTCGGATTATCTGACGCCATTAGCGGCAGGTTTTTCCGTCGGAATTATTTCGGAGGCCGGATGTCCGGCAATTGCCGATCCCGGTGCGGATGTCGTGGCGATTGCCCAGCGAGCCGGATATAAGGTAGTTCCTTTAGTCGGTCCGTCATCTATTTTGATGTCGTTGATGGCTTCAGGATTTAACGGTCAAAGTTTCGCTTTTCACGGCTATTTGCCGATAGATGCGGGAGAACGGGCTCGGATGCTTAAGAATCTGGAACATCGTATCTATGCCGAGAATGAGACGCAGATATTCATAGAGACACCTTATCGGAACAGTCGCATTATAGATGATTTTATAAAGACATGTAATCCTCTCACTAAATTGTGTATTGCAGCGAATATTACGTGTGAAGATGAGTATATCCGTACCTTGACATTAAAGGAATGGAATAAGGTAAAGCCTGATTTGGGTAAAAAGCCGTGTATCTTTTTACTTTATAAATAG
- a CDS encoding methyltransferase RsmF C-terminal domain-like protein produces MELPLAFTDRTKNLLKDEYPAFEKALREESPISIRLNPLKTNSGLSGQEQVPWCKNGYYLQDRPAFTFDPRFHAGAYYVQEASSMFLDHVIRQHITRPVRYLDLCAAPGGKTTLALSALPAGSLVVCNEIVRNRAHVLAENIIKWGNPYCIVTNNDSATFNSLKHYFDVILTDVPCSGEGMFRKDPVAVQEWSASNVGLCSERQKEILHNIWDALRPGGILIYSTCTYNTDENELIADYIQNRLGATPLPVKTDPEWGIHKELTGTVPCYRFMPHVTKGEGLFMTVFRKSESEDIIPRERLQNRISAKKNKNRNGCSIPDNIRSWIRNNEKFFFSSNANSIFAFPSEYSEDLPLFESRTNVIHAGIPLAYAKGKDYIPEHALALSTFLNRNIFPEEELPLNTALSYLRRESFQLQSNERDYFLLTFEGMPLGWAKNLGNRANNLYPQEWRIRSGYTPTQPLPIAFK; encoded by the coding sequence ATGGAATTACCTCTTGCTTTTACCGACCGAACAAAAAATTTATTGAAAGACGAATATCCGGCTTTTGAAAAAGCTCTGCGAGAAGAATCTCCGATAAGTATCCGGCTAAATCCTTTAAAAACCAATTCCGGATTATCCGGACAAGAGCAAGTCCCTTGGTGCAAAAACGGTTATTACCTGCAAGATCGTCCCGCATTCACATTCGACCCTCGATTCCATGCCGGAGCTTATTATGTGCAAGAAGCTTCGTCCATGTTTCTCGATCACGTCATCAGGCAGCATATTACCCGACCAGTTCGTTATCTCGACTTATGTGCCGCACCCGGTGGAAAAACGACATTGGCCTTATCAGCTCTGCCCGCAGGCAGTCTGGTCGTCTGCAATGAAATAGTCCGCAATCGTGCGCATGTTCTTGCAGAGAACATTATCAAGTGGGGGAATCCGTACTGTATCGTCACGAATAACGACTCGGCGACGTTCAATTCACTGAAACACTATTTCGACGTTATTCTCACCGATGTTCCTTGTTCCGGAGAAGGCATGTTTCGCAAAGATCCGGTGGCTGTACAAGAGTGGTCTGCATCGAATGTCGGACTATGTTCGGAACGTCAAAAAGAAATACTGCACAATATCTGGGATGCTTTACGTCCCGGTGGTATACTGATATACAGTACTTGCACCTACAACACCGATGAGAACGAACTCATAGCCGATTATATACAAAATAGATTGGGAGCTACACCTCTACCGGTAAAAACAGATCCGGAATGGGGTATCCATAAAGAGTTGACCGGTACTGTTCCTTGCTACCGGTTTATGCCGCATGTTACTAAGGGAGAAGGTCTTTTCATGACCGTATTCCGCAAATCAGAGAGCGAAGATATTATTCCAAGAGAGAGGCTACAGAATAGAATATCAGCAAAAAAGAACAAGAATCGGAATGGATGTTCTATTCCCGATAATATCAGATCATGGATCAGAAACAATGAAAAGTTCTTTTTCAGTTCTAACGCAAATTCGATATTCGCATTTCCGTCAGAATATTCAGAAGACCTGCCCCTGTTCGAGTCCCGGACAAACGTTATACATGCAGGAATTCCTCTGGCTTACGCCAAAGGAAAAGACTATATTCCCGAACATGCATTAGCTTTATCAACATTCCTGAATCGAAACATTTTTCCGGAAGAAGAGCTACCTTTAAACACGGCTCTATCCTATTTGCGTAGAGAGTCTTTTCAACTGCAAAGCAATGAACGTGATTATTTTCTACTGACATTCGAGGGAATGCCATTAGGGTGGGCAAAAAATCTCGGAAACAGAGCAAACAATTTATATCCACAAGAGTGGCGTATCCGAAGCGGATACACCCCTACCCAACCCTTACCGATCGCTTTTAAATGA
- a CDS encoding YhcH/YjgK/YiaL family protein, whose product MILDSLSNSASIEQLHPLFKKAFDFLKSTDFSTKEAGKIVLDGDDLYVSIAEPVGKSKDAAKMETHNKYIDIQMPLTTTETMGWKATKELKKITQPYNEEKDITFFADTPTTYIQVQPGEFAIFFPEDGHAPGIAEGNFKKVIVKVRI is encoded by the coding sequence ATGATCTTAGATTCTCTCAGCAACTCAGCTTCGATCGAACAGTTGCACCCATTATTTAAAAAAGCATTCGATTTTCTAAAATCGACCGATTTCTCTACCAAAGAAGCCGGGAAAATAGTTCTCGACGGAGATGATTTATATGTTTCCATAGCAGAACCTGTGGGAAAAAGTAAAGATGCTGCTAAAATGGAAACTCACAATAAATATATCGACATACAGATGCCTTTGACCACAACTGAAACAATGGGCTGGAAAGCGACAAAAGAATTGAAAAAGATAACACAACCTTATAATGAGGAAAAAGACATAACATTCTTTGCTGATACCCCGACAACCTACATACAAGTGCAACCCGGAGAATTTGCCATATTCTTTCCTGAAGACGGACATGCTCCCGGTATCGCTGAAGGAAACTTCAAAAAAGTTATCGTTAAAGTACGTATATAA
- a CDS encoding MBL fold metallo-hydrolase: protein MNLRFLSLASGSSGNCYYLGNDEYGILIDAGIGIRTIKKHLKEHNIPFENIVGLCITHDHADHIKSAGCLGEKYFIPVYTTKEILAGMNRSYCMTEKIYTACHPICKEVPFEIRDFKITSFEVPHDGTDNVGYFIEYGDRKFAFATDLGHIPPGVAHYLRKANYLVIEANYDIEMLTHGTYPPHLKQRIINPNGHMSNADTAEFLARNFTEDMRYIFLCHLSRENNHPELAYKTVEYRLYQEGIRVGKDVQLVALKRNHPSEYYNFE from the coding sequence ATGAATTTACGTTTTTTGAGCCTTGCCAGCGGAAGCAGTGGAAATTGTTATTATCTTGGAAATGACGAATATGGAATTCTGATCGATGCAGGTATAGGCATACGCACTATAAAGAAGCACTTAAAAGAACATAATATCCCGTTTGAAAATATTGTCGGTCTGTGTATCACTCATGATCATGCCGACCATATAAAGTCTGCAGGTTGTTTGGGTGAAAAATATTTTATTCCGGTATATACGACAAAGGAAATTCTTGCCGGAATGAATCGCAGCTATTGTATGACCGAAAAGATTTATACGGCATGTCATCCTATCTGTAAGGAAGTTCCTTTTGAGATTCGGGATTTTAAGATTACTTCGTTCGAAGTTCCCCATGACGGTACGGATAATGTCGGTTATTTTATAGAATACGGAGACCGAAAATTTGCTTTTGCCACAGATCTCGGACATATTCCTCCGGGTGTGGCACACTATCTCCGCAAAGCGAATTATTTGGTTATAGAGGCGAATTACGATATTGAGATGTTGACCCATGGGACATACCCTCCGCATTTGAAACAAAGAATTATTAACCCGAACGGTCACATGAGCAATGCCGATACGGCCGAGTTTTTGGCTCGGAATTTTACGGAAGATATGCGATATATTTTTCTTTGTCATTTGAGCCGGGAAAATAATCATCCCGAATTGGCCTATAAAACAGTGGAATATCGTCTTTATCAGGAAGGAATACGTGTGGGAAAAGATGTTCAGTTAGTTGCTCTCAAAAGAAATCATCCTTCAGAATATTACAATTTCGAA
- a CDS encoding alpha amylase C-terminal domain-containing protein has translation MDSLNLIKNDPWLEPYKTDIEHRFQLSVSKEKELAGKGKSLSDFADGYLYFGLHKTEQGWVIREWAPNATDIFLIGNFSEWKENTKYRFSKLKNGVWELKLKTGEIKHLDLYKLSMHWNGGHGERIPAWATRVVQDKKTYIFSAQVWSPSRPYKFKKKKFKPQISPLLIYECHIGMAQEEERIGSYNEFREKILPRIAKDGYNAIQIMAIQEHPYYGSFGYHVSSFFAPSSRFGTPDELKQLIDEAHASGIAVIMDIVHSHAVKNEVEGLGRFDGSYNQFFYGDHRREHPAWDSLCFDYGKNEVIHFLLSNCKYWLEEFKFDGFRFDGVTSMLYYDHGLGKAFGSYNDYYDGGQDENAITYLTLANKLIHEVNPHAITIAEEMSGMPGLAAKTEDGGIGFDYRMAMGIPDFWIKIIKEKKDEEWNPSAIFWELTNRRSDEKTINYAESHDQALVGDKTIIFRLIDDQMYWHMMKNDTNMAVDRGMSLHKMIRLVTLSTINGGYLNFMGNEFGHPEWIDFPREGNGWSYKYARRQWSLVDRKDLKYEYLGNFDEAMIKLVKDVKHFEQSPIIKLWDNGGDQILAFMRKDLLFIFNFHPFKSFTDYGILAPKGSYKTVLNTDSYTFGGYGLIDESIEHFTIPDPLYKKEKKEWLRLYLPARSAQVLKLQKRK, from the coding sequence ATGGATTCTCTCAATTTAATAAAAAACGATCCTTGGCTCGAACCTTATAAAACGGATATCGAACATCGATTTCAACTTTCGGTTTCCAAAGAAAAAGAACTGGCCGGAAAAGGCAAATCTTTATCTGATTTCGCAGACGGATACTTATATTTCGGGCTTCACAAAACAGAGCAAGGTTGGGTCATACGAGAATGGGCTCCTAATGCAACAGATATTTTCCTGATCGGAAATTTCTCGGAATGGAAAGAGAATACTAAATATCGCTTTTCAAAACTAAAAAACGGCGTATGGGAGCTTAAACTAAAAACCGGAGAAATAAAGCACCTCGATTTATATAAATTATCGATGCATTGGAATGGCGGTCATGGTGAACGCATACCTGCATGGGCAACTCGAGTTGTCCAAGATAAAAAGACTTACATATTTTCTGCTCAAGTATGGTCACCTTCGAGGCCTTATAAATTCAAGAAAAAAAAATTTAAGCCTCAAATCTCCCCTTTACTGATTTACGAGTGTCATATAGGTATGGCACAAGAAGAAGAACGAATAGGCAGCTACAACGAATTCCGAGAAAAAATTCTCCCACGCATCGCAAAAGACGGATACAATGCTATACAAATTATGGCTATTCAGGAACATCCTTATTACGGATCATTCGGGTATCACGTTTCAAGTTTTTTCGCACCCTCTTCCCGTTTCGGCACACCTGACGAACTGAAACAGCTGATAGACGAAGCTCATGCTTCGGGCATAGCCGTAATCATGGATATAGTACATTCTCACGCGGTAAAAAATGAAGTCGAAGGATTAGGGCGTTTCGATGGTTCTTACAACCAATTTTTTTACGGAGATCACAGAAGAGAGCACCCTGCATGGGACTCTCTTTGTTTTGACTATGGAAAAAATGAGGTAATTCATTTTTTATTATCCAACTGCAAATATTGGCTTGAAGAATTCAAATTCGACGGTTTCCGTTTCGACGGCGTCACCTCGATGCTTTATTACGATCATGGATTAGGAAAAGCTTTTGGCAGTTATAATGATTATTACGACGGAGGACAAGACGAAAATGCGATCACGTATCTTACTTTGGCAAATAAATTAATTCATGAAGTTAATCCTCATGCAATAACGATTGCCGAAGAGATGAGCGGAATGCCGGGTCTTGCTGCGAAAACAGAAGACGGAGGTATCGGGTTTGATTACCGTATGGCTATGGGTATCCCCGATTTCTGGATTAAGATAATCAAAGAAAAGAAAGATGAGGAATGGAATCCTTCTGCAATTTTTTGGGAGCTGACCAACCGACGATCTGACGAAAAAACCATCAATTATGCAGAAAGTCACGATCAAGCTCTTGTCGGGGATAAGACAATAATTTTCAGACTTATCGACGATCAAATGTATTGGCACATGATGAAAAACGACACCAATATGGCCGTTGACAGGGGCATGTCTCTGCACAAAATGATACGATTAGTCACTTTATCGACTATCAATGGAGGTTATCTGAATTTTATGGGAAACGAATTCGGTCATCCCGAATGGATCGATTTTCCGAGAGAAGGTAACGGTTGGTCTTATAAATATGCCCGCAGACAATGGAGTCTTGTTGATAGAAAAGATCTTAAATACGAATATTTAGGAAACTTTGACGAGGCAATGATCAAATTGGTAAAAGATGTAAAACATTTTGAACAAAGTCCCATCATCAAATTATGGGACAACGGAGGAGACCAGATTTTAGCATTTATGCGAAAAGATCTATTATTCATATTCAACTTCCATCCGTTCAAATCCTTTACCGATTACGGTATATTAGCACCCAAAGGCAGCTATAAAACCGTATTAAATACCGATTCTTATACATTCGGAGGATACGGATTGATTGACGAATCAATCGAGCATTTCACGATTCCAGATCCTCTATATAAAAAAGAAAAGAAAGAGTGGCTGAGATTGTATCTGCCGGCTCGATCTGCACAAGTTTTAAAGCTCCAAAAGAGAAAATAA
- a CDS encoding calcium-translocating P-type ATPase, PMCA-type, producing the protein MDVKQHYSGLTDAQVKESREKFGSNLLTPPQKTPLWKLFFEKFQDPIIRILLIAALLSLCISFIHNEYAETIGIFCAIFLATGVAFWFEMDANKKFDILNQVNDDIMIKVIRNGNLQEVPKKDIVVGDIVLLETGEEVPADGELLEAISLQIDESCLTGELMIDKTTNPEDFDSEATYPSNWVMRGTKVLDGHGIMEVKQVGDATQYGQVAEKATEISGEETPLNRQLNGLAKFIGVAGFALAILTFGTLFIKDLITHPITWGQFGLLGAVMAGGIIALSKVWVPILYDAFSLAGKEKPLPRCINRFGWLTWLIFGIIIFAIFCSIGVLFGVNPLNSSSWIDIEEANRILQYFMIAVTLIVVAVPEGLPMSVTLSLALSMRRMLQTNNLVRKMHACETMGATTVICTDKTGTLTQNQMRVFQSNFFALKNQKLTDNTASNLIKEGIAANSTAFLDYSDPQKISTMGNPTEAALLLWLHNKGIEYAPLRENAHVDKQLTFSTERKYMATLVNSPLVGKKVLYMKGAPEIVLSKCKTVETPEGEKPVSEYKGQIEEQLLAYQNQAMRTLGFAYKIINEDNDQPIPELADTGLIFLGFVAISDPVREDVPAAVAECLNAGIQVKIVTGDTTATAREIARQIGIWKPEDTDENIITGTDFEALPDDEAFERVKKLKVMCRARPTDKQRLVELLQKDGQIVAVTGDGTNDAPALNHANVGLSMGTGTSVAKEASDITLLDDSFKSIATAVMWGRSLYQNIQRFLLFQLTINVVALVIVFLGSIFGHELPLTVTQMLWVNLIMDTFAAGALASLPPNKEVMKDKPRKNEAFIVTPPMRNQILWIGLAFVAFLMGLLYYFTNAEGEINRHDLACFFTIFVMLQFWNLFNAKAFATGKSAFNGLLHDTGFITVALLIIIGQFFIVTFGGDVFRTVPLSWQDWLLIIGSTSLVLWIGEIFRLFGKKKK; encoded by the coding sequence ATGGACGTTAAACAACACTATTCCGGACTTACCGATGCACAAGTGAAGGAAAGTCGGGAAAAATTCGGAAGCAATCTGCTTACTCCACCTCAAAAAACTCCTCTTTGGAAACTTTTTTTCGAAAAATTTCAAGATCCTATTATCCGTATTTTACTCATCGCAGCATTATTATCATTATGTATTTCGTTCATTCATAACGAATATGCTGAAACAATCGGAATATTTTGTGCTATATTTTTAGCAACCGGCGTTGCGTTTTGGTTTGAAATGGATGCAAACAAAAAATTTGATATTCTGAATCAAGTAAACGACGATATTATGATAAAAGTAATCAGGAACGGAAATCTTCAAGAAGTTCCTAAAAAAGATATTGTCGTCGGAGACATAGTTTTACTCGAAACAGGAGAAGAAGTCCCTGCAGACGGAGAATTACTCGAAGCTATCTCTCTCCAAATAGATGAGTCTTGCCTTACCGGAGAATTGATGATCGACAAAACCACGAATCCCGAAGATTTCGATTCAGAAGCAACCTATCCCTCTAACTGGGTGATGAGGGGAACAAAAGTACTTGACGGACATGGCATTATGGAGGTAAAGCAAGTAGGCGATGCCACTCAATACGGACAAGTAGCCGAAAAAGCGACAGAAATCAGCGGAGAAGAAACTCCGCTAAACCGTCAATTAAACGGGCTGGCAAAATTTATCGGTGTCGCAGGTTTTGCTTTAGCTATCCTTACTTTCGGAACTCTATTTATTAAAGATCTGATAACTCACCCCATCACATGGGGACAATTCGGGCTATTGGGCGCTGTTATGGCAGGGGGAATCATTGCTTTATCCAAAGTTTGGGTACCGATTCTGTACGATGCATTTTCTCTCGCAGGAAAAGAAAAACCTCTTCCCCGCTGCATTAACCGCTTCGGATGGCTAACATGGCTTATATTCGGTATAATAATCTTCGCCATCTTCTGTAGCATAGGTGTATTATTCGGTGTAAATCCGCTGAACTCATCTTCATGGATCGATATTGAAGAAGCTAACAGAATACTACAATATTTTATGATTGCAGTAACATTAATTGTCGTAGCTGTCCCTGAAGGATTACCGATGAGTGTAACACTGAGTCTGGCTCTCAGTATGAGACGAATGTTGCAAACCAATAATTTGGTACGCAAAATGCACGCTTGTGAAACAATGGGAGCAACAACCGTTATTTGTACCGATAAAACCGGAACTCTCACCCAAAACCAAATGCGAGTCTTCCAAAGCAATTTCTTCGCCTTGAAAAATCAAAAATTGACAGACAACACTGCCAGCAATCTTATTAAAGAAGGTATTGCCGCCAACTCCACAGCATTTTTAGATTACTCCGATCCTCAAAAAATATCGACAATGGGTAACCCCACCGAAGCAGCTTTACTGCTCTGGTTGCACAATAAAGGTATAGAGTATGCTCCTTTGCGTGAAAATGCCCACGTCGATAAACAACTGACATTTTCTACCGAGCGCAAATATATGGCAACTCTTGTAAACTCACCTCTTGTCGGTAAAAAAGTGCTATATATGAAAGGTGCACCTGAAATCGTACTTTCAAAATGCAAGACCGTAGAAACTCCGGAAGGAGAAAAACCCGTATCGGAATATAAAGGACAGATAGAGGAGCAACTGCTTGCTTACCAAAATCAAGCTATGCGAACTCTCGGGTTTGCATATAAAATTATAAATGAGGACAACGACCAACCTATTCCTGAATTAGCCGATACCGGACTCATATTTCTCGGATTTGTTGCAATTTCAGATCCTGTTCGAGAAGATGTTCCGGCTGCCGTAGCCGAATGCTTAAATGCTGGTATTCAGGTCAAAATCGTCACAGGAGACACTACTGCGACAGCACGGGAAATTGCCCGTCAGATCGGAATCTGGAAACCGGAAGATACGGATGAGAATATCATTACCGGTACAGATTTCGAGGCACTGCCGGATGATGAAGCTTTTGAACGGGTAAAGAAACTGAAAGTCATGTGCCGGGCACGTCCGACGGACAAACAACGATTAGTAGAACTGCTTCAAAAAGACGGACAAATTGTCGCCGTAACCGGAGATGGAACGAATGATGCTCCGGCTCTGAACCATGCCAATGTAGGATTATCTATGGGAACTGGTACTTCTGTCGCAAAAGAAGCCAGTGATATAACATTACTGGACGACTCATTCAAAAGTATTGCGACAGCAGTCATGTGGGGACGTTCTTTATACCAAAATATCCAGCGTTTTCTTTTATTCCAGCTTACAATTAATGTCGTTGCACTGGTAATCGTATTCTTAGGTTCGATCTTCGGTCACGAATTGCCTCTCACGGTGACTCAGATGCTATGGGTCAACCTCATTATGGACACTTTTGCCGCCGGAGCCCTGGCTTCATTACCGCCGAATAAAGAAGTAATGAAAGACAAACCCCGCAAAAACGAGGCATTTATCGTTACCCCTCCTATGAGAAATCAAATATTATGGATAGGATTGGCATTCGTGGCATTTTTAATGGGACTACTCTACTATTTCACCAATGCAGAAGGAGAAATAAACCGTCACGACCTCGCTTGCTTCTTCACTATTTTTGTAATGCTGCAATTCTGGAATTTATTTAATGCTAAAGCCTTTGCAACCGGGAAATCGGCCTTTAACGGATTACTGCATGATACAGGATTTATTACTGTTGCATTATTGATTATCATAGGACAGTTTTTTATCGTCACATTCGGAGGGGACGTATTTCGTACAGTTCCTCTCTCATGGCAAGATTGGTTACTGATCATCGGCTCTACATCATTAGTCTTATGGATCGGTGAAATTTTCCGTTTATTCGGGAAAAAGAAGAAATAA